A stretch of Cucumis sativus cultivar 9930 chromosome 2, Cucumber_9930_V3, whole genome shotgun sequence DNA encodes these proteins:
- the LOC101220791 gene encoding UDP-glucuronate:xylan alpha-glucuronosyltransferase 2 isoform X2: MKAVLEETEPRLPLHLRRNMTKLEIPMKLWKKMGKSTKIGMVNLDEEDVSEWESSFDIIHVGFEKVSKFFEWKHLFPEWVDEEEDLDGASCPEIPLPDYRRYKKVDMIVAKLPCQYPEESWGRDVFRLQIHLIAANMAAKKGKRDWFSRTKVAFLSKCRPMMELFRCNDLIGREGDWWFYEPEMSRLEQKVSLPIGSCQLAMPIWDRGVEKVYDLSKIQSLTKTVKREAYATVIHSSEAYVCGAITLAQSLLQTRTKRDLILLMDESISMPKRAALVSAGWKIRIITRIRNPRAEKDSYNEYNYSKFRLWQLTDYDKIIFIDADIIVLRNLDLLFHFPQMSAVGNDNSIFNSGIMVIEPSNCTFRVFMERRDEIVSYNGGDQGFLNEVFVWWHRLPRRTNFLKNFWSNTTLERSVKNEMFGADPPKLYAIHYLGLKPWLCYRDYDCNWNIDDQRVYASDVAHQRWWKLHDAMDEKLQSFCKLTERRRIELDWDRKMAKNIGYEDQHWSINITDPRRIHLV, from the exons ATGAAGGCAGTTTTGGAGGAGACTGAACCAAGATTGCCTTTACATTTGAGGAGGAATATGACAAAGTTGGAAATACCAATGAAGCTTTGGAAGAAAATGGggaaatcaacaaaaattggGATGGTGAATTTGGATGAAGAAGATGTCAGTGAATGGGAGTCGAGTTTTGATATCATACATGTCGGTTTCGAGAAG GTGTCCAAATTTTTCGAGTGGAAGCATTTGTTTCCGGAGTGGGTTGACGAAGAGGAAGACCTTGATGGTGCATCATGTCCAGAGATACCATTACCGGATTATCGAAGATATAAAAAAGTCGACATGATAGTGGCGAAGCTGCCATGTCAATACCCGGAGGAGAGTTGGGGGAGGGACGTATTCCGACTTCAAATACATTTGATTGCGGCGAACATGGCTGCAAAGAAAGGTAAGAGGGACTGGTTTTCCCGAACGAAGGTGGCGTTTTTGAGCAAATGTCGACCGATGATGGAGCTTTTTCGATGCAACGACTTGATCGGGCGAGAGGGAGATTGGTGGTTTTATGAGCCGGAGATGAGTAGGTTGGAGCAAAAGGTTTCATTGCCGATTGGGTCTTGTCAATTGGCAATGCCCATTTGGGATCGAG GAGTGGAGAAAGTGTACGATCTTTCCAAAATCCAAAGTTTAACAAAGACGGTAAAACGAGAAGCATACGCCACGGTAATCCACTCTTCAGAAGCTTACGTGTGCGGCGCCATTACCCTGGCTCAAAGCCTACTCCAAACCCGAACAAAGCGCGATCTTATTCTCCTAATGGACGAATCTATCTCCATGCCCAAACGCGCTGCCTTGGTCTCAGCCGGGTGGAAGATCCGGATCATAACCCGGATCCGAAACCCGCGAGCCGAGAAAGACTCTTACAATGAATACAACTACAGCAAGTTTCGGCTATGGCAGCTAACTGACTACGACAAGATCATCTTCATTGACGCTGACATCATCGTTCTTCGCAATCTCGACCTACTCTTTCATTTCCCTCAGATGTCCGCGGTCGGCAATGACAACTCCATCTTCAACTCTGGTATCATGGTCATCGAGCCCTCCAATTGTACGTTTCGTGTTTTCATGGAGCGGCGTGACGAGATCGTCTCCTACAACGGAGGTGATCAAG GATTTCTGAACGAAGTGTTCGTGTGGTGGCACAGGCTACCACGACGAACAAACTTCCTAAAGAACTTTTGGTCGAACACAACACTAGAGAGGAGTGTGAAGAACGAGATGTTCGGAGCGGATCCACCGAAGCTTTATGCGATACATTACTTAGGTTTGAAGCCATGGTTATGCTATAGGGACTACGATTGCAATTGGAACATAGACGACCAACGGGTTTACGCTAGCGATGTGGCTCACCAAAGATGGTGGAAGCTACATGACGCGATGGATGAGAAGTTGCAATCATTTTGTAAGCTTACAGAGAGAAGGAGGATTGAGTTGGATTGGGATAGGAAAATGGCTAAGAATATTGGCTATGAGGATCAGCATTGGAGCATTAATATCACTGATCCTAGACGGATTCATTTGGTTTAG
- the LOC101220791 gene encoding UDP-glucuronate:xylan alpha-glucuronosyltransferase 2 isoform X1 — protein sequence MVEGLGLQRMLKAKALIIRVNLFFLAFFLLIYAALLLPRPSSSFAPYSLNAASFVSCSLHECHPKMKAVLEETEPRLPLHLRRNMTKLEIPMKLWKKMGKSTKIGMVNLDEEDVSEWESSFDIIHVGFEKVSKFFEWKHLFPEWVDEEEDLDGASCPEIPLPDYRRYKKVDMIVAKLPCQYPEESWGRDVFRLQIHLIAANMAAKKGKRDWFSRTKVAFLSKCRPMMELFRCNDLIGREGDWWFYEPEMSRLEQKVSLPIGSCQLAMPIWDRGVEKVYDLSKIQSLTKTVKREAYATVIHSSEAYVCGAITLAQSLLQTRTKRDLILLMDESISMPKRAALVSAGWKIRIITRIRNPRAEKDSYNEYNYSKFRLWQLTDYDKIIFIDADIIVLRNLDLLFHFPQMSAVGNDNSIFNSGIMVIEPSNCTFRVFMERRDEIVSYNGGDQGFLNEVFVWWHRLPRRTNFLKNFWSNTTLERSVKNEMFGADPPKLYAIHYLGLKPWLCYRDYDCNWNIDDQRVYASDVAHQRWWKLHDAMDEKLQSFCKLTERRRIELDWDRKMAKNIGYEDQHWSINITDPRRIHLV from the exons ATGGTTGAAGGATTGGGTCTTCAAAGAATGTTGAAGGCTAAAGCTTTGATAATCAGAGTCAACTTGTTCTTTCTGGCTTTCTTCTTGCTCATTTATGCTGCCCTCCTCCTTCCCCGTCCTTCTTCGTCTTTCGCCCCGTATTCTCTCAATGCTGCTTCCTTCGTCTCGTGTTCTTTACACGAGTGTCATCCCAAG ATGAAGGCAGTTTTGGAGGAGACTGAACCAAGATTGCCTTTACATTTGAGGAGGAATATGACAAAGTTGGAAATACCAATGAAGCTTTGGAAGAAAATGGggaaatcaacaaaaattggGATGGTGAATTTGGATGAAGAAGATGTCAGTGAATGGGAGTCGAGTTTTGATATCATACATGTCGGTTTCGAGAAG GTGTCCAAATTTTTCGAGTGGAAGCATTTGTTTCCGGAGTGGGTTGACGAAGAGGAAGACCTTGATGGTGCATCATGTCCAGAGATACCATTACCGGATTATCGAAGATATAAAAAAGTCGACATGATAGTGGCGAAGCTGCCATGTCAATACCCGGAGGAGAGTTGGGGGAGGGACGTATTCCGACTTCAAATACATTTGATTGCGGCGAACATGGCTGCAAAGAAAGGTAAGAGGGACTGGTTTTCCCGAACGAAGGTGGCGTTTTTGAGCAAATGTCGACCGATGATGGAGCTTTTTCGATGCAACGACTTGATCGGGCGAGAGGGAGATTGGTGGTTTTATGAGCCGGAGATGAGTAGGTTGGAGCAAAAGGTTTCATTGCCGATTGGGTCTTGTCAATTGGCAATGCCCATTTGGGATCGAG GAGTGGAGAAAGTGTACGATCTTTCCAAAATCCAAAGTTTAACAAAGACGGTAAAACGAGAAGCATACGCCACGGTAATCCACTCTTCAGAAGCTTACGTGTGCGGCGCCATTACCCTGGCTCAAAGCCTACTCCAAACCCGAACAAAGCGCGATCTTATTCTCCTAATGGACGAATCTATCTCCATGCCCAAACGCGCTGCCTTGGTCTCAGCCGGGTGGAAGATCCGGATCATAACCCGGATCCGAAACCCGCGAGCCGAGAAAGACTCTTACAATGAATACAACTACAGCAAGTTTCGGCTATGGCAGCTAACTGACTACGACAAGATCATCTTCATTGACGCTGACATCATCGTTCTTCGCAATCTCGACCTACTCTTTCATTTCCCTCAGATGTCCGCGGTCGGCAATGACAACTCCATCTTCAACTCTGGTATCATGGTCATCGAGCCCTCCAATTGTACGTTTCGTGTTTTCATGGAGCGGCGTGACGAGATCGTCTCCTACAACGGAGGTGATCAAG GATTTCTGAACGAAGTGTTCGTGTGGTGGCACAGGCTACCACGACGAACAAACTTCCTAAAGAACTTTTGGTCGAACACAACACTAGAGAGGAGTGTGAAGAACGAGATGTTCGGAGCGGATCCACCGAAGCTTTATGCGATACATTACTTAGGTTTGAAGCCATGGTTATGCTATAGGGACTACGATTGCAATTGGAACATAGACGACCAACGGGTTTACGCTAGCGATGTGGCTCACCAAAGATGGTGGAAGCTACATGACGCGATGGATGAGAAGTTGCAATCATTTTGTAAGCTTACAGAGAGAAGGAGGATTGAGTTGGATTGGGATAGGAAAATGGCTAAGAATATTGGCTATGAGGATCAGCATTGGAGCATTAATATCACTGATCCTAGACGGATTCATTTGGTTTAG